The sequence GCCGCCGGCCGCCGCGTGCACGAGGAGCGTCTCGCCGCGGCGGAGACCCGCTCGGAACACGAGCCCCGCGTACGACGTCGGATAGACGATCGGGAAGGAGGCGCCCGCCTCGAACGACATGCCCTCCGGCATGCGCCACGCACCGGGCGCCGGCACCACCGCGCGCTCCGCGAAGGCGCCGAGCGGCACCGAGGCGAGGACGCGGTCGCCCGCGGCGAAACCCTCCACGCCGGCGCCGACGGCGCGCACCACGCCGGCCAGCTCGGCGCCCGGGACGAACGGGAAGGGCGGCTTCACCTGGTACTGCCCGCGCACCATGAGGAGGTCGAAGAAGTTGCAGCCCGCCGCCCGCACCTCGACGGCGAGCGTCCCGGGCGCCAGCTCGGGTTCCGGCGCCTCGCGTACCCGCAGGTCCGCGGGCTCCATCCAGCGGTCGACGACGATCGCGCGCATGCGCTACTCTATCGCCGACGACGCGGGGCCGACGCAACCCGCGCGAAAGGAGCGCCACATGCTCGAGGCCGCCCAGCTCGGCAACGTCGCCACGCGGCTCCTGTTCGAGAACGAGCGCGTGAAGGTGTGGGAGATGGGGCTCGAGCCCGGCGAGTCGTCGGACCTCCACCGCCACACGCTCGACTACCTCCTCTACATCCTCGAGGGCACGAGCATCGACGCGGACCGGCCGGACGGCGAGTCGTTGCGCTTCTCGGTGGAGCCCGGCCAGATCTTCTTCGTGCCGCGGGGCGGCACGGAGCGCGCCGTCAACCGGAGCGGGACGCGCTTCCGCGAGTTGCTGGTCGAGCTGAAGGACGGGGGTGCGTGCGCACCGGACCCGCTCACCTGATCGCGTCCACCACCTTCGTCCCGGCCGGCGGGTCGAGGTCGACCGCGGTCGTCTCGAGGAGGCGCGCGATCATCATGTAGTAACCGACGGTGAGGATCAGCTCGACGATCTCCTGCGCGGAGAGGCGCCGGGCGAGCTCGGCGAAGGTCGCGTCGGAGGCGCGCACGTCGCGCACCACCTCGGTCGTGAAGCGGAGCACCGCGCACTCGAGCGGATCGAAGGCGTCGGCCGCGATGTCGCCGCGCTCGAGGGCGGCGATCTGGGCGTCGGCCGCACCCGTCGCCTGCGCGATCGGCACGTGCTGCACCCACTCGTAGCGCGCCGGGGAGAGGGCGGCGACGCGCAGGATGGCCAGCTCGCGGAGCTTCGCCGAGAGCTTCTGGCGCCCGAGGATGGCCGTGCCGAGCCCGACCAGCGGGCGGAAGTCGTTCTCCGCGTGCGCCATCATGCGGAAGACGTTCAGGTTCACGGGGAGCCGGTCGAGCACCTCGTGCACGTGCTCCGGCGCGCTGGCGGGATCGACGTAGGGGAGGCGGGCCACGCGGTTCTCCTTCAGGCCATGAAGAGGCCGCCGTTCACGTCGAGCGAGACGCCGTTGATGTAGGAGGCCTCGTCCGAGGCGAGGAAGGCGATCGCGGCGGCCTGCTCGTCGGGGGTCGAGATGCGCTTGATGGGCATGAAGTGGCCGTACGCGGTGAGGCGGACAGAGCGCTCCTCCGGCGTCTCGCCGGCGCGGCCGGCACGCAGGAGCGGCGTGTCGACGCCGCCCGGGCAGATGGCGTTCACGCGCACGCCGCGCGGGCCGTAGTCGAAGGCGAGGTGACGCGTGAGGCCGAGGAGCCCCGCCTTGCTCGCCGTGTAGGCGGCCCCGGCGTTCGCGCTCTTCGAGCGCCCGGCGAGGGAGGAGACGTTCACCACCGCACCGCACCCGCGCGCTGCCATGCCCGGAAGGAGTGCGCGGCACCAGTAGAAGGTGCCGCTCAGGTTGACGGCGAGGACGAGGTTCCAGCGCGCGTCGTCGAGCTCCGTGATGTCGCTCCCGACGGCGTCGCCGATGCCGGCCACGTTGGCGAGCACGTCGACGGAGCTCAGGTCACGCTCGATCGCCTGCGCCGCCGCCGCGACCTGCGCGCTGTCGGCGACGTCGCAGGCGTAGGCCCGCGCCGTGCCGCCAGCGGCGCGGATGGCGGCCGCCGTCTCCTCGGCGCCGACCAGGTGCCGGTCGACCGCCGCGACCCGGGCGCCCTCGCGCGCGAGGCGGGCGGCCGTCGCCTTCCCGATACCGCTCGCCGCGCCTGTCACGACGGCGACCCGGCCGGCGAAGCGCGTGGACTCACCCGCCATGTGCGTCGGCAGGCTAGCCAACGACGCGCGCCCGAGTCAACGCGGTGGGAGTCATCAACGCGGGTGGGAGTCTTGACCGGGCGGCATGTCCCCGAGTAAGCGCGACCACATGACGCGCGTGGCCGGGGCCTTCCTTCTCTCCGTGCTCGTCGCCGCACCCGCCGCGGCCGGGTGGACCCCGCGCGCCTGGGCCGACGCGAGCACCATCGAGCTGCGCACGACCGCCGCCGGCGAGGCCGCGCACTGGTTTCGCGTCTGGCTGGTGGTGATCGACGACCAGGTCTACGTCCGCCTCGGACCGCGCGCCGCGGGGCGGATCGAGAAGAACCAGACGGCGCCCTTCGTCGGCGTGCGGATCGCGGGGGAGCAGCTCGAGCGCGTGCGCGGAGAGCCGGCGCCGGACTACGCCGAGCGGGTGGCGAAGGCGATGGCGGCCAAGTACTGGAGCGATGTCATCGTCCGGCACTTCTCACATCCCCTCACGCTCCGGCTGGTGCCGGAGCCAGGCGGCGCTCAGCAGCAGTAGCCCGATCCCGGCGGAGCGATCATGGCCGTTCCTTCGGCGCGCTCGCCGTGCAGCGTGAGCCGTCGCCGACCTCGGGCGCGGTCGCGATCACGCGCGTGATGTGGCGCTTGGCCTCCGCCACCGCGTCCTCCAGGCCACGTCCGAGGGCGAGCGCGGCCGTGATCGCGGCCGAGAGCACGCAGCCCGTGCCGTGGAGGCGTCGGCCCTCGATGCGGGACGCGCGCAGCTCGCGGAACCCGCGGCCGTCGTAGAGCACGTCGACCGCATCGCCCGCGAGGTGACCGCCCTTGAGGAGCACGCCGCGGGCGCCCAGCCCGACCAGCGCGCGCGCCGCCTCGCGCATCTCGGCGACGGTCGTGACCGCGCGGCCCGTCAGCACCTCCGCCTCGTGGAGGTTCGGCGTGACGAGCGTGGCGAGGGGCAGGAGGCGGTCGCGGAGCACGGCGATCCCGGCAGGCTCGAGCAGCACGTCCCCGCTGGTCGCCGCCATCACCGGGTCGACGACCAGGGGCGGCAGCGGCCGCGCCCGCAGGCGGGCGACGACGGCGTCGATCACGCCGGCGCGGTGGAGCATGCCGGTCTTCGCCGCGCGCACCTCGAGCTCGTCGAGCACGGCATCGAGCTGCCGGGCGACGAAGGCCGGCGCGACCTCCGCGATCGCCTGCACGCCGCGCCTGTCCTGCGCCGTGAGCGCGGTCACGACGCTCGCGCCGTACACGCCGAAGGCCGCGAAGGTGCGGAGATCGGCCTGGATGCCCGCCCCGCCGCTCGGGTCGGAGCCCGCGATGGTGAGCGCGACGGGGACGCCGGTCACGCCGCCCGGCCGGCGCCGGCCTCGGGCCGCGGCGGGAGGCCGTAGGCCTCGCGCACGTTGTCGCCGAGGAGCGGCCGGCGCGCGGAGGGCGGCAGGAGCCCCACCAGCTCGGTCAGCTCCTTCACGTACTCCGGTGGGTGATCGGGGTGCGGAAAATCGGAGGCCCAGAAGAAGCGCCGCTCGCCGACCAGCGGGATCACGCCCACGAGCGAGCGCTCGTCGGGATCGCACGAGATCCAGCACTGGCGCTGGAAGTAGAAGCTCGGCTTCTCCTTCAAGGGGACGCTGCGGCCGAGCGGCGAGGCGTGGACCGCGTCCATGCGCTCGAGCCAGTGGCCGATCCAGCCCGCGCCCGACTCGAGCACCACCACCTTCAGGCGCGGGAACTTCTCGAACACGCCGAACTGGAAGAACGAGGTGAAGGCGTGGCGCACGGCGTCCGGCGCGGTCACGTTGATGAGGAAGGCGAGCGAGGCGTCGGTCATGCGCCCGAAGCGCCCGGGCGCGGCCCAGAAGGGCTCGAAGGTCGGGTGGATGCCGACCGGGAGGCCGGTCTCCTCGGCGAGGCGGAAGACGCGGTCGTGGTCGGGATGACCCGGCGGCTTCCTCGTCATGACGAAGGGCGCGACGAAAACGCCCTTCACGCCGTCGCGCGCCGCGCGCTCGAGCTCGCGCTCGGCCGCCTCGGGGAGACCGAGGGAGATGTGCGCGATCGGCACCAGGCGGCCGCCGCCGTCGCGGCAGAAGTCGACGATCCAGCGGTTGTAGGCGCGCGTGTAGGCCTGCGCCAGCTCGAGGTCCTCGCACTCGGCCTCCCACAGGACGCCGAGCGTGGGGTAGAGGATGCCGGCGGCGAGGTTCTCGCGCTCGAGCCGCTCGAGGCGCTCCTTCGCGTCCCACGCGCCGAGGCCGGCGTTGTCGAGGTACATGAGGCCGGTCGGCGCACGGGGCGGGGGCGGGATCTTCCCCACCAGGTCCATCGCGCCCAGGCCGGCGGGCAGGTTCTTGCGGACCATTTTGGACGGCTTGCCGGCGATCTCCAGGTACTCGAGGCCGTCGGACCCCCTGCGCACGCCGAGCGGGCGGTCCCGATGGGCGGGCTCGAGGTAGCGGTCCCAGAGGTCGGGCGGCTCGAGGATGTGCCCGTCGGCATCGATCGCGCCGTCCCAGGGCAGGCGGTGAAGCACGCGGGGAGGATAATGGAGGCGGCCGGCTGACGAAAGCGCCCGGCCAGGAGGTGCACTCACGCCGCCGCGCAGTGCCCGCCCCGTTGACGCATCCCGTGGCCCGCGCTACGCATCGCCTTCGAACCACCACACAAGGAGGATTGTCATGGCGATCCAACTGGGGGACATCGCGCCCGACTTCGAAGCGGAGACCACGGAGGGGAAGATCCGCTTCCACGAGTGGGTCGGCAACAAGTGGTGCCTGCTCATGTCGCATCCCAAGGACTTCACGCCGGTCTGCACCACGGAGCTCGGCTACGTCGCGAAGATCAAGGCCGAGCTCGAGAAGCGCAACTGCAAGGCCATCGCGGTGAGCGTGGACGACATCAAGTCGCACAAGGGCTGGCTCGGCGACATCGAGGAGACGCAGCACGCCAAGATGAACTTCCCGCTCATCGGCGATCCGGACCGGAAGGTCTCGAACCTCTACGGCATGATCCACCCGAAGGCGAACGACACGCTCACCGTGCGCTCGGTCTTCCTCATCGACCCGAACAAGAAGGTGCGGGCGATGATCACCTACCCCGCGAGCACGGGGCGCAACTTCGACGAGATCCTGCGCGTCCTCGACTCGCTCCAGCTGACCGACCAGTACCAGGTGGCGACGCCCGTCAACTGGAAGCAGGGCGACGACTGCGTGATCGTGCCGTCGCTCACGGATCCGGCGGAGCTGAAGCGCAAGTTCCCGAAGGGCTACAAGGCACTCAAGCCCTACCTCCGGATGACGCCGCAGCCGAACCGCTGAGCTGGCGCCCGCGTGACGGCGGCGCCCGCCGCCGTCACCGGAGCACCGCCGCCACCAGCATGAAGCCCGTGACGTAGGTCCCGAGCGCGCCCACGAAGCGCAGCGGGTCGGTCCGGTCGAGGCTCTTCGCCAGGATCATCCCGAGCGCGTGCAGGTAGCGGCACGCGGTCGCGGCCACGAAGGTCCATGTCACGAAGCGCCCCGGCTGCTGCGAGCCCAGGTACAGGATCAGGATGGCCAGCATGGGTGCGTATTCGGCGGCGTTCCCGTGCGCCCGCACCATCTTGTAGAGCCGGTCGGTCGGGTCGACCGTGTAGGCGAAGTTCGTCCTGGTCGACCCCCGCAGCGCCGACACCCCGAACCCGAGTCCGAACACGAGCAGCCCCAGCATACCCGTGCAGAAGACGGCGACATTCATCCCGGCCCCCCTCCTTTCGTACCCGTCCAGCGAAAACACCGGATTTGGGAGAAATGCAAATCCTCTGCTAAGAGGCGCCATGCCCGGCAACCTGAGTCGCGAGGCCCTCGAGAAGCTCGTGCGCGGCGGCGAGATCGACACGGTCCTGGTCGCCTTCCCCGACTTGCAGGGCCGGCTCATGGGAAAGCGTGTCACCGGGAGCTTCTTCCTGGACCAGGTGGCGCGCGGCGGGATGCATGCCTGCGCCTATCTCCTCACGGTCGACGTCGACATGACGCCGCTCCCCGGCTACCGCATGGCGAGCTGGGCGACCGGCTACCAGGACTTCCACGCCGTGCCCGACTGGACGACGCTCCGCCGCATCCCCTGGCTCGAGAAGACGGCGCTCGTCCTGTGCGATCTCGAGGACGAGCATCACCAGCCCATCGAGGCGTCCCCGCGCCGCATCCTCCAGCGCCAGGTCGAGCGCGCGGCCGCGCGCGGCTACCGGGTCCACGTCGCCTCCGAGCTCGAGTTCTTCCTCTTCAGGGATTCCTACGAGACGGCGCGGAGGAAGCGCTACAGCGGCCTCCAGCCGATCGGCTACTACGCCGAGGACTACCACATCCTGCAGACCACCAAGGAGGAGTTCGTCCACCGCGACATCCGAAACGGCATGCTGGGCGCCGGCATCCAGGTCGAGTCGAGCAAGGGCGAGTGGAGCGCCGGGCAGCAGGAGATCAACCTGCGCCACGGCGAGCCCATCCCCACCGCCGACGACCACGTCATCTACAAGAACGGCGCCAAGGAGATCGCGCACGCGAAGGGCGTCAGCATCACCTTCATGGCGAAGGTCGACATGAGCCAGGCCGGGTCGAGCTTTCACCTGCACTCGAGCCTGTGGAACAGGGCCGGGCGGCGGAACCTCTTCCACGAGCAGGGGAAGCCGCACGGCTCGGCGCTCTTCGGCCACTGGGTGGCGGGCCAGATGGCGTGCGCGCGCGAGCTCGCGTGGTTCTATGCGCCCTACGTCAACTCCTACAAGCGCTACCAGGCGGGGACGTTCGCGCCCACGCGCATCGCCTGGTCGTGGGACAACCGTACGACCGGCTTTCGCCCGTGCGGCGAAGGCCCGTCGCTCCGGGTCGAGAACCGCATCCCCGGCGCGGACGCGAACCCCTACCTGGCCTTCGCCGCGACCATCGCCGCCGGCCTCCACGGCGTCGAGAAGAAGTTGAAGCCGCCGCCCCTCTACCGCGGCAACGCCTACGAGGACGACCGCCTGCCGCGGGTGCCGGGCTCGCTGCGTGAGGCGGTGGCGGCCCTCGAGAAGGGCAAGGTCGCGCGCGAGGCCTTCGGCGAGGAAGTCTACGAGCACTACCTGCACACGGCGCGGCTCGAGCTCGAGGCGTTCGACAAGGTGGTCACGAGCTGGGAGCTCGAGCGGAACTTCGAGAGGATCTGAGGGATGCGGCTGGCGGGCAAGATCGCGTTCATCACCGGGGCGGGGATGGGGCAGGGACGCGAGGGCGCGCTGCTCTTCGCGAAGGAGGGCGCATCGGTCGTCGTCGCCGACATCGACCCCAAGGCGGCCAGGGAGACGGTCACGATGATCGAGCGCCGGGGCGGGCAGGCGCTCGCGGTCGTGGGCGACGTCGCGAAGGAGGCCGACGTGAAGCGCATGATCGCCGCCGGCGCGAAGCGCTTCCGCGGCCTGCACATCCTCTACAACAACGCCGGCGTCCTCTGGAAGGACAAGGACAGGTCGGTCCTCGACACCAAGGAGGCCGACTGGGACCGCGTGCAGGCGATCAACCTGAAGGGGCCGTTCCTCGTGATGAAGCACGGCATTCCCCACCTGATCCGCTCGGGCGGCGGCTCGATCATCAACGTGGGCTCGGTCTCTGCCCTGGCCGGCTTCACCGTAGCGCAGGACTCGTACACCAGCGCCAAGGGCGCGCTCATCTCGCTCACGAAATCGATCGCCATCCAGCTCGCGCGCCAGAACGTGCGCTGCAACATCATCCACCCCGGGATCATCGACACGCCGATGCAGGCGCCCCATCTGAAGGACCCGGCCAAGCGGAAATCGTTCGAGGACGCGATCCCGCTCGGCCGGATCGCGCACCCGCGCGAGATCGCGCACGTCGCGCTCTTCCTCGCCTCGGACGAGTCGTCCTACGTGACGGGCGCGGAGATCGTGGCCGACGGGGGGTTCACGGCGCAGTAGACCCCACGCTTCACCCGACGGCTGTTTGCACCAGCGGCGCGAAAAGTGACAAGCTCCCACGCGTTCGCGTGACGCCCACCACCCACCTCGCGCTGGACGACATCAAACTGGGCGACCTGGCGCTCTGGCTCCGCCCCGACCGCGAGGGCATCTTCGCGAAGCTCCGCGCCGAGCGCCCGGTGTCGTTCCACGAGGAGGCCGACTTCCCGGGCGTGCCGAAGGGGCCCGGCTTCTGGGCGGTGACGCGCTACGCGGACGTCGTGCGGGCGAGCATGGACGCGGAGGCCTTCGTCTCCGGGCACGGCGTCAGCATCCCCGACCAGACGCCCGAGCTGAACGAGTTCTTCGGCTCGATGATCAGCATGGACGCCCCCCGGCACACGAAGCTCCGGAAGCTGGTGAGTGCCGGGTTCACCCCCCGCACCATCAAGCAGGTCGAAGAGGCCGTGCGGGCGCAGGCGCGCCGGATCGTCGATGCGGTGGCCCCCAAGGGGGCGTGCGACTTCGTCGAGGAGGTCGCCGCGGCGCTCCCCCTGCGCATCATCTGCGACATGATGGGCATCCCCGAGTCCGACCACCGGCGCATCTTCGAGCTCACGAACATCATCCTCGGCGTGGGCGATCCCGAGTACGCCAGCAGCCGCGACGACCTCATCGCGGCGGCGCTCGAGCTCTTCCAGTACGCCCAGGCGCTCGCGGACGCGCGCCGCACCCACCCCCGCGACGACATCACCACGGCCCTCATCCAGGCCGAGGTCGACGGCGAGCGCCTGACCAGCCAGGAGCTCGGGTCGTTCTTCATCCTCCTCGTGGTCGCGGGCAACGAGACGACGCGCAACGCGATCAGCCACGGCATGAAGGCGCTCACCGACTTCCCCGCCGAGCGCGCGCGATGGATGGCCGATTTCGAGCGGATCGCGCCGGCCGCCGTCGAGGAGATCGTACGCTGGGCCACGCCCGTGATCCACTTCCGGCGCACGGCGACGCGCGACGTCGAGATCGGCGGGCAGCCGATCCGCGCCGGCGACAAGGTCGTTCTCTGGTACAACTCGGCGAACCGCGACGAGGCGTTCTGGACCGATCCCTACCGCTTCGACGCCACGCGCACGCCGAACGACCACCTCGGCTTCGGGGCGGGCGGCCCGCACTTCTGCCTGGGCGCGAACCTCGCCCGCCGCGAGATCAAGGTGATGTTCGACGAGCTGCTGCACCGCCTGCCCGACATCCACGTCACGGGGGCGCCCGACATGCTCCAGTCGGCGTTCATCCACGGCATCAAGCGCATGCGGGTCGAGTTCACGCCGGCGCGCTGAGGCGCCGCCGCCGGATGAGCTCACGCCGATCTGGCGCCGCGGCGCCGAGCCGCCGTCGGCCACCGGCGCCGGCATGAGGTCGCTCAGTCACCCGGCGGTCGGCTCCAGCGCCTTCTTCGCTACCATGCCCACTCGCGTCCGCGTGTCGCCGACGCCGCGGATCAGCTTCCCCCGATCGCCCGCCGCTCCAGAACCACGCCGCCCTTGACCACTGCCCGGATACGCGCGAGCGCATCGAGGTTCTGCGTCGGATCGCCGTCCACCAGCAGCAGATCGGCGCGCTTGCCCTCGGCGACCACGCCGAAGTCGGGCTCCTTCCCGTCGGCGAGGAAGCGTGCCGCGTCGAGGGTCGCGGCGCGGATCGCCTGGGCGGGCGTCAAGCCCGACTCGGCGAGGAGATGGAGCTCGCGGTGGAGGCCGGCGCCGGGAAAAACGCCCGCCTGCATGTCGCTGCCGGCGAGGATCGTGACGCCGGCCTCGTGCAGGCGCCGCACGTTGTCGCGCCAGGCGCCGCGCTGCGCCCTCATCTTCTCGAGGTAGGGGCCGAAGAAGGAGAAGTCGTAGCTGGCCGGAACGTGGTCGAAGGCGGCGAGGACGTCCGCCGGCGCGGTCTCGCGCTCGAGCGGCGTCGGCGGGCGCGGCCCCTGACCGATCAGCGCGTAGCTCTCGAACACGACCGTGGTTGCCACCATCGGGATGCGGAAGGCGGCGAGCTCGGGGATGGTCTCGTCCGCGATGCGCTCCTTGTAGACGCCGTGCATCCAGGCGGCCACGCCGGCGCGCGCGGCGTCGAGCGCGTCCTCGACCGTGCCGATGTGCGCCACGGCCCGCACGCCGCGGCGGCGCGCCTCGTCCACCACGGCCGCGAGCACCTCGCCGCGGATGCGCGGCGCCTGGTCGGGGAGGTGGTCGACGCCGATCTTGATCACGTCGGCGCCCTTGCCGACCACCTCGTCCACCGCGCTGCGCGCCGCTTCGGGAGTGTCGACCTGCACCGCGAGGCGCGGGATCAGGTACCAGCGGAGCCACCACGGCGCGAGCTGGCGCAGGACGGGCACGGGATGACCGCCGGGCGCAGTGAACATGGGCCCGGCGGCGTAGATGGTCGGCCCGAGCAGCTCGCCGCGCTCGACGCGCTCCCGGCGCGGGAAGATCTGGCTCGCGATGTCCGCGGGGTCGAGGATGGTGGTCACGCCGCAGTAGAGGTAGGCGCGCAGGTTGGCGTCGAGGTCGGGCAGCCCGCCCCGCCAGGGGGGCGCGGGGTTGCCGCCCACGTGCCCGTGCATGTCGATCAGGCCGGGCAGGAGGGTGGCGCCGCCGCCCGCGATCGTGGCGGCGCCCGGCGGAGGGCTCACGGTTCCCGCTGCCGCCACGCGGCTCACGCGGTCGCCCACCAGCAGCACGTCGCGGTGCGGCACGAGCGTCCCCGCCTCGACATCGAGGACGGGCACGTCGCGGATGAGGAGCGCGGGCGGCGGGTGCTCCGGCCGCCGCACCAGTTCGGGTGGCCGCGAGCAGGCGGCGAGGAGGACGAGGCCGGCGACGAAGCGGCGCAGGATCAGTACCCGTCCAGCCGCGCCATCCGGTCGCGGTGCCAGGCCGCGTCGCCGAAAGTGAGCTGCGCGGTGCGCGCGCGCTTCAGGAAGAAGCCGATGTCGTGCTCGTCGGTCATGCCGATGCCGCCGTGTATCTGCACGCCCTCGTTGCCGATCAGCACGAAGGCATCCGAGCAGCGGGCCTTCGCGATGCTGGCGGCGCGCGCGACGGCGGTGTCGTCGCGCCCCTCGTCGATCACGCGGTGCGCGTGCATGACGGCCGAGCGCGCGAGCTCGAGCTCGACGAACATCCGCGCCGCGCGGTGCTTGAGCGCCTGGAAGCTCCCGATCGGCACGTCGAACTGGATGCGCGTCTGCAGGTAGTCGATCGTCATCTCGAAGGCGGCGCGCATGCTGCCCAGCATCTCGGCGGTGAGACCGATCGTCGCCCGGTCGAGGACGCGCGCCAGGAGCGCGCCGGCGCGGCCGACCTCGCCGAGCACGGCGTCGGCCTCGACGCGGGCATCGGCCAGGTGGAGGAGCGCCGCGCCCCGGCCGTCGACACGCACCTGCCGCTCGAGCGCCACGCCGGGCGCGTCGGGGCGGATCACGAACAGCGTGATGCCGTCGACGTCGCCCGCCCCGCCGGCCGTGCGCGCCGACACGGCGAGGCGGTCCGCGGCGGCGCCATCGAGCACCTGGATCTTCTCGCCGCGGAGCCGCCAGCCGCCGCCGGCACGCTCGGCACGCGTCTCGACGTGGTGCGGGTCGTAGCGGCTGCCGGGCTCCTGCCAGGCGAGCGCGAGGAAACGCTCCCCCGCGGCCGCCGCGGGGAGGTGCTCACGGCGCTGCGCATCGCTGCCGCCGAGCAGGATGGCGTTCGCGCCGAGGAGGACCGTCGACAGCATCGGTTCGGGCATGAGGCCGCGCCCGAGCTCCTCCATGACGACCATCAGGTCCCGGTAGCCGAGCCCGAGGCCGCCGTGCTCCTCCGGCAGGATGATGCCCGTCCAGCCGAGCCGCGCCATCTCGCGCCAGAGCGCGCGCGAGAAGCCGTCCGGATCGGCCGTGTCGCGCAGCGCGCGGATGCGCTTCAAGGACGAACGCCCCGCGACGAACTCGCGTGCCGTGTGCTGGAGGAGCTCCTGCTCCTCCGAGAGGACCAGGTCCATCAGTCGTCGGGGAGCCCGAGCACGCGCTTGGCGATGATGTTGAGCTGGATCTCCGAGGTGCCGCCCTCGATCGAGTTGCCGCGCGAGCGGAGCCAGTCGCGCGTGGTCCTGAGCTCCTCCTCCGCGAACCCCGGGCCCTCCCAGCCGAGCGCCTGCGGCCCCAGCATCTCCACCATCAGCTCGCGGCGGCGCTGGTTCAGCTCCGTCCCGTAGAGCTTGAAGATCGACGACTCGGGCCCGGGCTTGTGGCCGGCCTTGGCGCCGTCGCGCGCGCGCGCGAGCGTGAGATCGAGACAGGCCTGGTCCATCTCGATCTGCGCGATGCGGTCACGGACGCGCGCATCCGCGACGCGCCCGCTCTCCTCGCCGACGTAGCGGCGGGCGAGCGACACGAGCCGCGTCGCGTCGTCGCGTTCCTTGAACGCGTCGGCGATCATGGTGCGCTCGTGGCCGAGGAGGGCCTTCGCGAGCAGCCAGCCGCCGTTCACGCGCCCGACCACGTTGCGCACCGGCACGCGTACGTCGGCGAGGAACGTCTCGCAGAAGGGCGAGGAGCCGCTGATCAGCTTGATCGGCCGGACCGTCACGCCCGGCGTCTCCATGTCCATGAGCAGGAAGGTGATGCCCGAGTGCTTGGGCGCCTCGAAGTCGGTGCGCACGAGGAGGAACATCCAGTCCGCCTTGTCGGCGAACGAGGTCCACACCTTCTGCCCGTTCAGCACGAAGACGTCGCCGTCGCGCACGGCCCGGGTCTGGAGGCCCGCCAGGTCGGAGCCCGCACCCGGCTCGGAGTAGCCCTGGCACCAGCGGATCTCGCCGCGCACCATGGGCGGCAGGTGCTCGCGCTTCAACTCCTCGCTGCCCTCCTGCAGCAGGAGCGGGCCGATCATGGAGAGGCCGAAGCCGATGAGCGGCGGGCGAAGACGCAGCTTCGCCATCTCCTCCGCCAGCACCTTCGCCTCGGCCTTCGAGAGCGCGCCGCCGCCGTACTCGCGCGGCCAGGTGGGCGCGGTCCAGCCGCGCTCGGCCGTCACGTCGAGCCAGCGCTTGACGTCGTCGGGGTAGCGCGCCTTTCTGCCGCCCCAGCAGACCTCGTCGGGACTCTGCGGCGGCGTGTACATCGACGCCGGGGCGTTCGCGACCAGCCAGCGGCGGGTCTCCTCGCGGAAGCTCTCCAGGTCGGCCATGGCGGCCGACGCTAGTCGAGCCCGCGCCTTAGATCAACGGACGGCGCGGGTCAGGGCCACCAGGCGGTCGTCATCTGGGTCAGCTCGGCGGCGGCCCATGCCGCTTCCTCGGCGGCGTCGGGCCACACGATCCACTGGGGGTCGTCCTCCGGGGTGGCGGAGGCGGCAGCGGGCTCGAGGCTTCCCACGCCCTCCGGGTCGGGCTCGAACTGTGCCAGCTCCTGCGTCGGGTCCATCGTCCACTCCTCCCGCGACACGCGAGGCGGCGTCGAAAGAAGCCTCTCTACTCCTCTGGACACCCGCCGGCAAGGCGGCTAAGGCCGCCGCATGACGTCACTCAAGTCCTACGGCGAATGGGCGCTCGTCACCGGCGCGTCGGCGGGTATCGGCACGGCGTTCGCCCGCAAGCTCGCGGCGCAGAGCGTCAACGTGGTCCTGGTCGCGCGCCGGGCGGACCGGCTGAAGGCGCTCGGCACCGAGCTGAGCGAGAAGCATGGCGTGAAGACGCGCGTCATCCCCGAGGACCTCGAGCGCGACGGCGTGGCCGAGCGCCTGGTCGAGTGGGTGCGCGACCTCGAGATCGGCATCCTGATCAACAACGCC comes from Deltaproteobacteria bacterium and encodes:
- a CDS encoding glutamine synthetase: MPGNLSREALEKLVRGGEIDTVLVAFPDLQGRLMGKRVTGSFFLDQVARGGMHACAYLLTVDVDMTPLPGYRMASWATGYQDFHAVPDWTTLRRIPWLEKTALVLCDLEDEHHQPIEASPRRILQRQVERAAARGYRVHVASELEFFLFRDSYETARRKRYSGLQPIGYYAEDYHILQTTKEEFVHRDIRNGMLGAGIQVESSKGEWSAGQQEINLRHGEPIPTADDHVIYKNGAKEIAHAKGVSITFMAKVDMSQAGSSFHLHSSLWNRAGRRNLFHEQGKPHGSALFGHWVAGQMACARELAWFYAPYVNSYKRYQAGTFAPTRIAWSWDNRTTGFRPCGEGPSLRVENRIPGADANPYLAFAATIAAGLHGVEKKLKPPPLYRGNAYEDDRLPRVPGSLREAVAALEKGKVAREAFGEEVYEHYLHTARLELEAFDKVVTSWELERNFERI
- a CDS encoding acyl-CoA dehydrogenase, yielding MADLESFREETRRWLVANAPASMYTPPQSPDEVCWGGRKARYPDDVKRWLDVTAERGWTAPTWPREYGGGALSKAEAKVLAEEMAKLRLRPPLIGFGLSMIGPLLLQEGSEELKREHLPPMVRGEIRWCQGYSEPGAGSDLAGLQTRAVRDGDVFVLNGQKVWTSFADKADWMFLLVRTDFEAPKHSGITFLLMDMETPGVTVRPIKLISGSSPFCETFLADVRVPVRNVVGRVNGGWLLAKALLGHERTMIADAFKERDDATRLVSLARRYVGEESGRVADARVRDRIAQIEMDQACLDLTLARARDGAKAGHKPGPESSIFKLYGTELNQRRRELMVEMLGPQALGWEGPGFAEEELRTTRDWLRSRGNSIEGGTSEIQLNIIAKRVLGLPDD
- a CDS encoding cytochrome P450, whose translation is MTPTTHLALDDIKLGDLALWLRPDREGIFAKLRAERPVSFHEEADFPGVPKGPGFWAVTRYADVVRASMDAEAFVSGHGVSIPDQTPELNEFFGSMISMDAPRHTKLRKLVSAGFTPRTIKQVEEAVRAQARRIVDAVAPKGACDFVEEVAAALPLRIICDMMGIPESDHRRIFELTNIILGVGDPEYASSRDDLIAAALELFQYAQALADARRTHPRDDITTALIQAEVDGERLTSQELGSFFILLVVAGNETTRNAISHGMKALTDFPAERARWMADFERIAPAAVEEIVRWATPVIHFRRTATRDVEIGGQPIRAGDKVVLWYNSANRDEAFWTDPYRFDATRTPNDHLGFGAGGPHFCLGANLARREIKVMFDELLHRLPDIHVTGAPDMLQSAFIHGIKRMRVEFTPAR
- a CDS encoding glucose 1-dehydrogenase; protein product: MRLAGKIAFITGAGMGQGREGALLFAKEGASVVVADIDPKAARETVTMIERRGGQALAVVGDVAKEADVKRMIAAGAKRFRGLHILYNNAGVLWKDKDRSVLDTKEADWDRVQAINLKGPFLVMKHGIPHLIRSGGGSIINVGSVSALAGFTVAQDSYTSAKGALISLTKSIAIQLARQNVRCNIIHPGIIDTPMQAPHLKDPAKRKSFEDAIPLGRIAHPREIAHVALFLASDESSYVTGAEIVADGGFTAQ
- a CDS encoding acyl-CoA dehydrogenase, with the protein product MDLVLSEEQELLQHTAREFVAGRSSLKRIRALRDTADPDGFSRALWREMARLGWTGIILPEEHGGLGLGYRDLMVVMEELGRGLMPEPMLSTVLLGANAILLGGSDAQRREHLPAAAAGERFLALAWQEPGSRYDPHHVETRAERAGGGWRLRGEKIQVLDGAAADRLAVSARTAGGAGDVDGITLFVIRPDAPGVALERQVRVDGRGAALLHLADARVEADAVLGEVGRAGALLARVLDRATIGLTAEMLGSMRAAFEMTIDYLQTRIQFDVPIGSFQALKHRAARMFVELELARSAVMHAHRVIDEGRDDTAVARAASIAKARCSDAFVLIGNEGVQIHGGIGMTDEHDIGFFLKRARTAQLTFGDAAWHRDRMARLDGY